A DNA window from Pedomonas mirosovicensis contains the following coding sequences:
- a CDS encoding DUF2849 domain-containing protein, producing the protein MPQVMTAYDVPTGDVVYWAGNGWTRDVREAAVFDDPATAEAVAVRDAAAQIVMDYYPIDVELKDGKPWPTRYREVVRASGPSVRLDLGKQAEL; encoded by the coding sequence ATGCCGCAAGTGATGACCGCCTATGACGTTCCCACAGGCGACGTTGTGTATTGGGCCGGAAACGGCTGGACCCGCGACGTGCGCGAGGCCGCAGTGTTCGACGACCCCGCGACTGCCGAGGCGGTCGCCGTCCGCGACGCCGCCGCGCAGATCGTGATGGATTACTACCCCATTGATGTCGAGCTGAAGGACGGCAAGCCCTGGCCCACCCGCTACCGCGAGGTGGTGCGCGCCAGCGGGCCCTCGGTCCGCCTCGACCTTGGCAAGCAGGCGGAGCTTTAA